In a single window of the Nocardiopsis composta genome:
- the cas7e gene encoding type I-E CRISPR-associated protein Cas7/Cse4/CasC, with product MSRTILDVHVLQTVPPSNINRDDTGSPKGAVYGGVRRARVSSQAWKRATREAFKNVLDPAELGTRTKRVADLVAERIRELDADIPYAEALELAAATVAAATGSKIEKPKRRKNDEEDQAPESSYLMFLSARQRDGLAELAVQGRADIKAFLKDPENKKRAKQIANTGHSIDIALFGRMVADSSDINVDASAQVAHAISVHAADIESDYYTAVDDRRKDDEPGAGMIGTVEFNAATLYRYAAVDVDLLSANLGAGLRDDQPPSEPVRRAVEAFVRCFVESMPTGKANTFANHSLPDAVIVKLRDSRPISFAGAFEAPVPQGRENGQVAEACRRLRAHIASIEDAYGTAEAKTWLLRVGEATEELEQLAAPLPLDQMVKEVGEAVAARVETSA from the coding sequence GTGAGCCGAACCATCCTGGACGTGCACGTCCTGCAGACCGTCCCGCCGAGCAACATCAACCGCGACGACACCGGCTCGCCCAAGGGGGCCGTCTACGGCGGCGTTCGCCGGGCCCGCGTTTCCAGCCAGGCCTGGAAGCGCGCGACCCGCGAAGCCTTCAAGAACGTGCTCGACCCCGCTGAACTGGGGACGCGCACCAAGAGGGTCGCCGACCTGGTCGCCGAGCGCATCCGCGAACTCGACGCGGACATCCCCTATGCGGAGGCGCTGGAGCTGGCGGCCGCGACCGTGGCCGCGGCGACCGGCTCCAAGATCGAAAAACCCAAGCGCCGCAAGAACGACGAGGAGGACCAGGCGCCCGAGTCCTCCTACCTGATGTTCCTCAGCGCACGCCAGCGCGACGGCCTGGCCGAACTGGCGGTGCAGGGGCGCGCCGACATCAAGGCATTCCTGAAGGACCCGGAGAACAAGAAGCGGGCCAAGCAGATCGCCAACACCGGCCACTCGATCGACATCGCCCTGTTCGGGCGCATGGTCGCCGACTCCTCCGACATCAACGTCGACGCCTCCGCCCAGGTCGCCCACGCCATCAGCGTGCACGCCGCCGACATCGAGTCGGACTACTACACCGCGGTCGACGACCGCCGCAAGGACGACGAACCGGGCGCCGGCATGATCGGCACGGTGGAGTTCAACGCCGCCACGCTCTACCGCTACGCGGCCGTCGACGTCGACCTGCTCAGCGCCAACCTCGGCGCCGGGCTCCGCGACGACCAGCCGCCCAGCGAACCGGTCCGCCGCGCGGTGGAGGCGTTCGTGCGCTGCTTCGTCGAATCCATGCCCACCGGCAAGGCCAACACCTTCGCCAACCACAGCCTGCCGGACGCGGTCATCGTCAAACTGCGCGACTCGCGGCCGATCAGCTTCGCCGGGGCCTTCGAGGCGCCCGTGCCCCAGGGGAGGGAGAACGGGCAGGTCGCCGAGGCCTGCCGGAGGCTGCGCGCCCACATCGCCTCCATCGAGGACGCCTACGGGACCGCAGAGGCCAAGACGTGGCTGCTGCGGGTGGGGGAGGCCACCGAGGAACTGGAACAACTGGCCGCGCCGCTCCCCCTGGACCAGATGGTCAAGGAGGTCGGCGAAGCGGTGGCCGCGCGCGTGGAGACCTCGGCATGA
- the casB gene encoding type I-E CRISPR-associated protein Cse2/CasB, translating to MEPSADTTAHTADAAEDAAKRPELTAFGRAVHGQLLWLQRGYVSDPDDPMAVQVLSQLRPGAGRLPEEVPQLLGYDYGLGEVWLEEDAPVRAAHIALTLYARHQQSLRNWDLRMYRWGKPGGQRPPLLHNLGWAVRAVMDEESRPRDAADGDGGGGVRASARPPVHEPVRQRFVQAGKASDVKTMADRLRGLVDLLHRHRIPLDYAVLAEHLHRAQQPGGLAEVRCSWNFGFNAYRKPDNTDKDAP from the coding sequence GTGGAGCCCAGCGCCGATACGACCGCGCACACCGCCGATGCGGCCGAGGACGCCGCCAAGAGGCCCGAGCTGACCGCCTTCGGCCGCGCCGTGCACGGCCAGCTCCTGTGGCTGCAGCGGGGCTATGTGAGCGATCCTGACGACCCGATGGCCGTGCAGGTCCTCTCCCAGCTGCGCCCCGGGGCGGGCCGGCTGCCCGAAGAGGTCCCCCAGCTCCTCGGATACGACTACGGCCTGGGCGAGGTGTGGCTGGAGGAGGACGCCCCCGTCCGCGCCGCGCACATCGCCCTCACCCTCTACGCCCGCCACCAGCAGTCGCTGCGCAACTGGGACCTGCGGATGTACCGGTGGGGGAAGCCCGGCGGGCAAAGGCCCCCGCTCCTGCACAACCTGGGGTGGGCCGTGCGCGCGGTCATGGACGAGGAGAGCCGGCCCCGGGACGCGGCCGACGGCGACGGCGGGGGCGGCGTCCGGGCCTCCGCCCGCCCGCCGGTCCACGAGCCGGTGCGCCAGCGCTTCGTGCAGGCGGGCAAGGCCTCCGACGTCAAGACCATGGCCGACCGGCTCCGCGGGCTGGTGGACCTGCTCCACCGGCACCGGATCCCGCTGGACTACGCGGTGCTCGCCGAGCACCTGCACCGCGCCCAGCAGCCGGGAGGACTCGCAGAGGTCCGCTGCAGCTGGAACTTCGGCTTCAACGCCTACCGCAAACCCGACAACACCGACAAGGACGCTCCGTGA
- the casA gene encoding type I-E CRISPR-associated protein Cse1/CasA: MAHDSGEGFDLTECPWIPVRRCDGGEAELSLREVFEQAPAIRRLVGDLPTQEFALLRLLLAVLHDALDGPADTEEWQELWKAEELPAEQLRAYLDRYRDRFDLLHPATPFMQVADLHTAKEEYFSLDRIVADVPNGAPFFTMRARGARRLGFAEAARWLVHAHAFDASGIKSGAVGDQRVKNGKGYPQGVGWAGNLGGVFLEGDDLRQTLLLNLISSDFDIRTDDGDRPVWAMPPAGAAALRGPEQVYRPYGLRDLYTWQTRRIRLFADDRGIHGVLLCYGDPLEAPNQHGREPMTAWRRSPAQEKKLGKNLVYMPAEHDPTRSAWRGLESLLQNQAGRQRGEAAARLRPRVMDWAARLVNDGALDEGHFVSARTVGARYGTQQSVIDEVTEDRVNMRIALFAEEAAELRRAAVGAVADADRAVLALGYLAGGIARAAGLDDAAPRAQARDRGFGGLDMPFRTWLENLAPGADPQERRRDWQRQVRRIIGAIGRELVDTAGEAAWSGRVIETDGGDSLWLTAGQAERRFWSELNSALPLTQAPSEPGE, encoded by the coding sequence ATGGCGCATGACAGCGGTGAGGGGTTCGACCTCACCGAGTGCCCCTGGATCCCGGTGCGCCGGTGCGATGGCGGCGAAGCGGAGCTTTCGCTGAGGGAGGTCTTCGAACAGGCCCCGGCGATCCGGCGGCTGGTGGGCGACCTGCCCACCCAGGAGTTCGCTCTGCTGCGCCTGCTGCTGGCCGTCCTGCACGACGCCCTGGACGGGCCCGCCGACACCGAGGAGTGGCAGGAGCTCTGGAAGGCCGAGGAGCTTCCCGCCGAACAGCTTCGCGCCTATCTGGACCGCTACCGCGACCGCTTCGACCTGCTGCACCCCGCGACGCCGTTCATGCAGGTCGCCGACTTGCATACGGCCAAGGAAGAATACTTCTCCCTGGACCGCATCGTCGCCGACGTGCCCAACGGGGCGCCGTTCTTCACCATGCGCGCCCGCGGGGCCCGGCGGCTGGGCTTCGCCGAAGCGGCGCGCTGGCTCGTGCACGCCCACGCCTTCGACGCCTCCGGCATCAAATCCGGGGCCGTGGGCGACCAGCGGGTGAAGAACGGCAAAGGCTACCCGCAGGGCGTGGGGTGGGCGGGAAACCTGGGCGGGGTGTTCCTGGAAGGCGACGACCTGCGCCAGACGCTGCTGCTCAACCTCATCTCCTCCGATTTCGACATCCGCACCGACGACGGCGACCGCCCGGTGTGGGCGATGCCCCCCGCCGGAGCGGCGGCGCTGCGCGGCCCCGAGCAGGTCTACCGCCCCTACGGGCTGCGCGACCTGTACACCTGGCAGACCCGCCGGATCCGCCTGTTCGCCGACGACCGGGGCATCCACGGCGTCCTGCTGTGCTACGGGGACCCACTGGAGGCGCCCAACCAGCACGGGCGCGAGCCGATGACCGCCTGGCGGCGCAGCCCCGCCCAAGAGAAGAAGCTGGGCAAGAACCTGGTCTACATGCCCGCCGAGCACGACCCGACCCGCAGCGCCTGGCGGGGCCTGGAATCGCTGCTCCAGAACCAGGCCGGCCGCCAGCGGGGCGAGGCCGCCGCCCGGCTGCGCCCCCGGGTGATGGACTGGGCGGCCCGCCTGGTCAACGACGGGGCGCTGGACGAGGGGCACTTCGTGTCCGCGCGGACCGTGGGGGCCAGGTACGGCACCCAGCAGTCGGTCATCGACGAGGTGACCGAGGACCGGGTGAACATGCGCATCGCCCTGTTCGCGGAGGAGGCCGCCGAGCTGCGCCGGGCGGCGGTCGGCGCCGTCGCCGACGCCGACAGGGCGGTGCTCGCCCTGGGGTACCTGGCCGGCGGTATCGCCCGCGCGGCGGGGCTCGACGATGCCGCCCCCCGGGCCCAGGCCCGCGACCGGGGCTTCGGCGGATTGGACATGCCCTTCCGGACATGGCTGGAGAACCTCGCCCCCGGCGCGGATCCGCAGGAGCGGCGCCGCGACTGGCAGCGCCAGGTGCGCCGCATCATCGGCGCCATCGGCCGCGAACTCGTCGATACGGCGGGGGAGGCGGCCTGGAGCGGCCGGGTCATCGAGACCGACGGCGGCGACTCCCTGTGGCTGACCGCGGGACAGGCCGAAAGGCGCTTCTGGTCGGAGCTGAACAGCGCGCTGCCCCTGACACAGGCACCGAGTGAACCTGGAGAATGA